One segment of Anastrepha obliqua isolate idAnaObli1 chromosome 3, idAnaObli1_1.0, whole genome shotgun sequence DNA contains the following:
- the LOC129241331 gene encoding venom serine protease Bi-VSP-like gives MKLFAIVLILCATTTKSTKAQSNCVTPENYYGICSQFNFCPQVVNAYRSRNQQYVAAAQRVCGGNLFCCAMPTNRGQLRPQQHTIRQPMVSYRPSNPFVAQTQQQPIRIVRQQPGINFRSVFNTDGVPSEFVSYRAGQYCRGPDSSEGACLDINSCEPLLRELYTRYSDYYFIEYVRLSNRNCGGTGYVVCCPAATPRDEQPSSPAPNPASVSPSSSVGVCGVVVRSFKKIVGGKASKISDWPWTALLAYPELSSESPFKCGGALVSSRHVVTAAHCIRNDLSYVRLGEYDLSTDAETRHEDIRVAQKERHPNYRTANGRNDIGIIWLERDVQFSNTIKPICLPSSPQLRSKSYINYNPFVVGWGKTMEGGASSNVLQELQIPILDNNVCRDSYRRMNRLVTEDQFDAGVICAGVLSGGKDTCQGDSGGPLMIPENTNAGIKFYLIGVVSYGVGCARPEIPGVYSSVQYFIDWILAKIAN, from the exons atgaagctgtttgcaattgttttgattttatgtgCAACCACAACGAAATCAACTAAAG CTCAATCAAATTGTGTGACTCCAGAGAACTATTATGGCATTTGCTCCCAATTCAATTTTTGCCCGCAGGTGGTGAATGCTTATCGCTCTCGCAATCAACAATATGTGGCAGCTGCACAACGCGTCTGTGGTGGCAACTTG TTTTGCTGCGCGATGCCTACAAATCGGGGGCAGTTGCGTCCCCAACAGCATACAATCCGCCAGCCTATGGTCAGTTATCGGCCCTCTAATCCTTTTGTAGCTCAAACCCAGCAACAACCAATTCGCATAGTGCGTCAGCAACCAGGTATAAATTTCCGCAGCGTTTTCAATACGGACGGAGTACCTTCAGAATTTGTGAGCTATAGAGCAGGGCAGTATTGTCGTGGACCCGACTCCAGTGAAGGAGCATGCTTGG atATAAATAGTTGTGAACCGTTGCTGCGCGAACTCTACACTCGATATTCCGACTACTACTTCATTGAATATGTGCGTTTATCCAATCGAAATTGCGGTGGTACTGGCTATGTTGTCTGTTGTCCTGCTGCTACACCGCGTGATGAACAGCCCTCCAGTCCGGCACCGAATCCTGCCTCGGTCTCACCCTCCAGCTCTGTGGGCGTTTGTGGTGTTGTTGTGCGATCATTCAAAAAGATTGTTGGCGGAAAGGCGAGTAAAATAAGTGATTGGCCATGGACGGCTTTATTAGCTTATCCTGAGTTGAGTTCGGAATCTCCATTTAAATGCGGTGGTGCCTTGGTATCTTCAAGACATGTGGTGACGGCGGCTCATTGCATACGAAATGATTT gAGTTATGTGCGCCTGGGTGAATATGACCTGAGTACAGATGCCGAAACACGTCATGAAGATATACGAGTTGCGCAG AAAGAACGCCATCCTAATTACCGCACCGCTAATGGACGCAATGACATTGGTATAATTTGGCTTGAACGTGACGTACAATTTAGTA ATACCATTAAACCCATTTGCTTGCCCAGTTCGCCGCAGTTACGCAGCAAATCCTACATTAATTACAATCCCTTCGTTGTGGGTTGGGGCAAAACTATGGAGGGCGGTGCCTCTTCGAATGTTCTACAAGAGCTGCAAATACCGATTCTAGATAATAATGTATGTCGTGACAGTTATAGACGTATGAATCGTCTAGTGACTGAAGACCAATTCGATGCGGGTGTGATTTGCGCTGGAGTGTTGTCCGGCGGCAAGGATACATGCCAAGGCGACTCAGGTGGACCACTAATGATACCAGAG AATACAAATGCTGGGATCAAATTCTATCTGATTGGTGTTGTCTCGTATGGCGTGGGTTGTGCGCGTCCAGAAATTCCTGGAGTTTATTCTAGTGTGCAATATTTTATTGACTGGATTTTAGCAAAAATTGCCAATTAA